The nucleotide window GAGATCGCCGGTCCGGTACATCCGCGCCCCGATCTCGCCGCTGAACGGATCGGCCAAAAATCGCTCCGCCGTCAGCTCGGGCCGATTTAAGTACCCGCGCGCAACTCCTGCGCCGCCAATGTAAAGCTCCCCCACGGCCCCAACCGGAACGAGTTCACCATGACTATCAAGCAGGTAAATCTGCGTATTCGCGATCGGTCGGCCAATCGGAGGCAATTGCGGCCAACATGCTGGGTCAGCCGCGAGATGGTGCTCCGTAACAACGTGGGTTTCTGTGGGCCCATACTGATGTATCAACCTCGCCCTCGGGTGCAATTCGAAGAACAACCTGAGCATTGGGGTGGCCCGCAATTGCTCACCCCCTGTATAGATCTCCCTCAGAAAGGGCAGCAGCACTCCCTCAGCGCCCCAGACCTCCGCAAAATGGTTCAACGCGACGAACGGGAGGAAAAGCCGCTCGATCGCTTCACCCCACACAAATTCCAGCAAGGCGGAGAAGTCCGCACGGATCACTTCCTGCACGAGCACGAGCAGCCCGCCGTCCCTCCAGCAACTGAACAATTCCTGCAACGACACATCGAAGTTCAGGGTCGTGAACTGAAGTGTGCGTCGTTTGGGCGCGCCAACCTCCGCTGAGGAGTAGAGCAAATTCACAAGCGAGCCGTGAGACCTTTCAACGCCTTTGGGCGTGCCTGATGATCCCGAGGTGTAGATCACATTGGCGAGATGACGTGAGGTGAGGCCCAGCGCACGCACATCCGGATCCGACGCCGGCAGCTGCGCCCAGGCGGGCGTACCTGTCGCGAGATCCACCACCGTGATATCGACCAGCGCATCGGAGCCAAGCGCGGCGCGTCCCGCCGCATCGGCCAGCACCAGCTGCGGCGCCGCATCTTCAAGAACCTGCCGCAGCCGCGCGGACGGATAAGCTCGATCGAGCGGCAGATACGCGCCCCCTGCCTTCAAGATCGCGAGCAGCCCCACCACCATCGCCACGCTGCGCTGAAGGCAGATCGCGACCGGCTGATCCGGCTTCACCCCGAGCGCGATCAGATGATGTGCGAGCCGGTTCGCGTGCGCATTGAGATCGCCATAGCTTAACTGCTCGCCCGCATAGGTCACCGCCATCGCATCCGGCGCCTGGCGCACCTGCGCCTCAAACAGCTCATGGATGCACCGCTCCGACGGATAGGGCGGGGCCGTCCGGTTCAGCTCCTCCAAGAGGTATGCGCGCTCCTCGGACGACAGCAGCTCAACCCGTGCGACCGGCTGCTGCGCATCGGCTATCACAGCACACAATAAGTTTTGCAAGTGCTGCGTCATACGGTCGATCTGCTTGGGCGCCAAGCGACTGGCATCAAAGTGCCACCGAAAGCTCCCATCCAGAGCGCAAACCTCAAAGGTTAGGAAATCACCTGAAAGGGCTGTCTCAGAATTCGGGCTTGAAGCCAAATCACCAGCGCCACAACAGCTATTTGCGGTCACCGTCACGCCAATCGGCCAAGATCGGCGCGATTGTAGCGCCTCCGTGCCGCGCAACGTCGGAGAGCGCGCAATAAGATCCCGCGGAAAACTATCGTGCTCCCTCAGATCAGCGCATTCGGCCGCGACCGCCCTGCGTACCTCTGCGAAATCATGACCGAGATTGATGGTAATTTGCATCGGCACGACAGAGGCGACAAGCACCTGCGCCGCCTTCACGCCGGCTCGCGATCCATTCGGTGCGGGAGTCCATCCCAATTGAAGCTCCGATTCTCCCGTGATGCGGGCGAGATAGATCAGCCAAGCACTCAGCAAGTACTCAGTACGATCAACTGGCGACAACTCGGCCAAAGCACTTGTAATGAGCCAGGAACTCGACTGCCATCTGGGCGAAGCCGCAGTTTCCGAAGACGACAGAAAAGGAAGCTGCAATTTCTTGAACTGCTCTAGCCGCTGTCGCCAAAAATTCTCGCGAGGCGCCAACATTTCATGGGCAATAGTTATGCTCCGCGCCTCCTCATCGCTCAAAATCGGGAGGCGATCGCCTACATCCAGATCGGACTGCGTCGCGACCGCCCGCGCGTCTAGATCCTGACCATCCTGGCCGCCAAACCAAACATCAACATCTTCTGATCCTGTCGCCACACGCCAGTGGCTGAGGTGGATTTCCACCAGGGACCCTGCGGGAAGGCCGCAGCGTGCAGCAGATATCTCCAAGCGCCTGACTGCGATAACATCATCGCCTAGGTGCGCCTTGGGCAGACACAACGGATTGGAATGATGCGGCCCAAAGTCCAAGGCGCGTGTGACCGTTGAGAGATCTTGCGCGGATCGATTCCATCGCAGACAACCCGCAGCATCGGGGCGTCGACGCCTCGGAAAAACGGTTCCGTCCACTGCCGCCTGCGGACCAGCATGGAGCTCTCCATTCGTTAAGCCAACTAGAAGCTCGCGGAAGCCTTCGACAGCGGCTTCATGACATTTGAGGTTCAGGGCCAACGCCGTATCGGTTGGCGCAATAGAAACTTGGCGCTCAACCACCAACTCACCCGTATTAACCGCATCATCGATACGATGCCACGCGATGGCATAGTCGGTCTCCGCCCAAGGCATCGAATGAGCTCCCGCTCCCGGATATCGTGGCAAAGGACCGTCTTGGTAAATGAAAGCGCCTTGACGGACTCGGGCAAACACATCCGGTGGCAATATGAATGGATTTCCTACGGAAAATATCCACTCTACCGGGTCGGCATTCATCAACGCGGAGAGCTCTTCAACACTCTCTATGCACAAGATATTGGCGCGAGCGGCCCAATCCCGGAATATGGCGTCGGCACACAGGGCCGCGCAGACGACATGACCCATCTTACTTACTAGCTGAGCACACCTGATAGCTAGCGTACCACTACCAACAAAGATGCTGGAGCGAATTGATGCGGCCGCTGGTAGTTGCCCATCCCAATTGCCCGGTTTGCAACCGTCTGCGAGCACCGAAGCAGACCAATGTGCCATGTTCAGCTACTCCATGCTGTAGGTTGGGAGTTCTCGGCCCTATGCGCCGCACCACATCGTGACTTAATCCGGTCACACTGGTTTGCAAGAACGGCCAGTGTTGAGATGTATCCAGCGCGATCAACGACAGCGGCACCCGTGATGGAAACGTCAAAGCTTCACTTGATGAAGCCGCGTCAACAGTGCAGCCCCCCATGGCGTAGATTTGGATCAGTCGAGCACGCTTCATCTGTCTTTGTAAGCGGGCAGCTGCGGGACCGCCATGATCGCAACAGATCCTTCACCGTCTCCCAGCAATCGGCGTGCCACCCAAAACATTGAGCAGGTCCTGCTTGAAAAGGAACAAATCCATGCACTTCGCTCCGAGGCGGAGAATACTTAAGCATTAGTGTCGAGTTGCGGACATAACGTCCTCAACTGGACATGACTGAACACGACAATAGAGGTCGTCAAATGACGAAGGTGACCTCTTGAGCAAACTTGCACGTCTGCTTAAGGATGATGCCCAAAGGATGACGAGGTCCCCTGGCTTTAACTTGACGACAATCTTGTCTTTGAAAAGTTTCTCGTAATCAGCGCCTAAACACCACGCCGCTCAAAGTCCTTGCACAAAATCGCCAGGCGGAATCTTGAGTAATCCGCGCTGTCCTGAAATAATCGTACAAAAATCGAAAGCAGCTTTGGTCAACACCACCGATATTATCCCAGAGGGCATTCACATCGCGCTTGAGGATGAGCGAATAACTTCTTTTCGCTTTGGTCATAACACTCGCCAGCAAAAGGCTCCGAATCTCCGATTGTCCTTCCGACATTCGCCCTTTTCCCGCTTTAGAGACACTCTTCTTCAGACAACCCTACACCTTCGCGGTGAATATCGACGTAATGCCCGGGGGGCAGACCGGCGCGATGCCAATCAGCTGCAGCCAAGGTAAATAGCGCTAAGGCTACGGGGATGCGGCCAGCCATGCTTTAGTCTGGCCTGCCGCCGAGATCTGACCGAACTCGATGGCCTGCCGCTCGAACAGCGCGCGATAGACGCCGCCCGGCCACGCGATCAGCGCGGCGTGGGTGCCCTGCTCGACGATCTCGCCGTGGTCAAACACCAGGATGCGATCGAGGCTGCGCACCGTCGACAGCCGATGTGCGATCACGATCGAGGTGCGCCCCCTCATCAGCCGCTCCATCGCCTGCTGGATCAGCGCCTCCGATTCCGAATCGAGGCTGGAGGTCTTCCCGGAGCCGGAACGGCCGACTAGGCCGATGCGCTCGCCGGCGCGCGAGTCCGCCAGCGTGCTGCCGATCTTGGTGTCCCAGGCGTTAGAGACGCGCGCCGCCGGCGCGATGTAGCCGATCGTGAATGCCATCGTCATCGCGACATAGATCACCGCGCCGAGGCCGATCACGCCGCCCAGCACGGCAATGCAGACCGAGCAGGATCATCGAGCCTAGGAGCACCGTCAGCGACGGCAACAATGCCATCAGGATCGTGTTGTTGAGCAGGTCGAGCGCCGACATGCCGCGCGTGATCTTGCGCACGGTCGAGCCGGCGAAAGAGTTGGCGTGCCAGTCAGTCGAGAACCGCTGCACCCGCATGAAGGCCTCGCGCGCCACATCCGACTTCGTCTTTAGCGTGAACGGCACGATCGCCTGCAAGCCTGTAAACCGCAATATGATCGAGAGCAGGCCAAGCGCGAGGATGCCGCCGAACGCGACGAACGCCGAATGTCGCGCAGCCTGGTCGGACGGACCTGATGTCAGCGCGTCCACCAAATGGCCGGAGTAGACCGGCATGAACAGGTCGGCCACCGTTGCCCCTAAGAAGCCGACGAGGACGATCGCGACGCGGACGGGCTGCTTCAGCCGGTGGCGGAACACGAACGGGATCACCACGCTGATCGCGGCGGGTCGTTTGTCGTCTTGAACGGTCATGGCGTCAGCGGTTTCTGCCGCACCCGACATAAGAGCCTTTCGATCCAGACGCGATGTGCCCAATGCTTGGCGCTTGGCGTCGGAGGCGACGCAATAATGCCCGGATTCTAGGAGCTGCGATCGAAATCTTTTGCCCATTTCACCCCCTCTTTGCGTAAGCGTAGCTGAAGCGGTTCAAGCTTTGAGAGTTCCACAGCATGAGAGCATCGATCTGAGACATCGGCCAGCCTGCGCGATCTGTTCGAGAGTTTGTGTGTGCCATGCATGCGGAGCGACGTCATTCATCTTCGCCGGTCTGCAGAAGCGGCGATGGCCGCCTAGGTCCGGCCGCCGCCATGGCTGTGCGAAGGGTGCATTTTGATAA belongs to Bradyrhizobium icense and includes:
- a CDS encoding amino acid adenylation domain-containing protein — encoded protein: MGHVVCAALCADAIFRDWAARANILCIESVEELSALMNADPVEWIFSVGNPFILPPDVFARVRQGAFIYQDGPLPRYPGAGAHSMPWAETDYAIAWHRIDDAVNTGELVVERQVSIAPTDTALALNLKCHEAAVEGFRELLVGLTNGELHAGPQAAVDGTVFPRRRRPDAAGCLRWNRSAQDLSTVTRALDFGPHHSNPLCLPKAHLGDDVIAVRRLEISAARCGLPAGSLVEIHLSHWRVATGSEDVDVWFGGQDGQDLDARAVATQSDLDVGDRLPILSDEEARSITIAHEMLAPRENFWRQRLEQFKKLQLPFLSSSETAASPRWQSSSWLITSALAELSPVDRTEYLLSAWLIYLARITGESELQLGWTPAPNGSRAGVKAAQVLVASVVPMQITINLGHDFAEVRRAVAAECADLREHDSFPRDLIARSPTLRGTEALQSRRSWPIGVTVTANSCCGAGDLASSPNSETALSGDFLTFEVCALDGSFRWHFDASRLAPKQIDRMTQHLQNLLCAVIADAQQPVARVELLSSEERAYLLEELNRTAPPYPSERCIHELFEAQVRQAPDAMAVTYAGEQLSYGDLNAHANRLAHHLIALGVKPDQPVAICLQRSVAMVVGLLAILKAGGAYLPLDRAYPSARLRQVLEDAAPQLVLADAAGRAALGSDALVDITVVDLATGTPAWAQLPASDPDVRALGLTSRHLANVIYTSGSSGTPKGVERSHGSLVNLLYSSAEVGAPKRRTLQFTTLNFDVSLQELFSCWRDGGLLVLVQEVIRADFSALLEFVWGEAIERLFLPFVALNHFAEVWGAEGVLLPFLREIYTGGEQLRATPMLRLFFELHPRARLIHQYGPTETHVVTEHHLAADPACWPQLPPIGRPIANTQIYLLDSHGELVPVGAVGELYIGGAGVARGYLNRPELTAERFLADPFSGEIGARMYRTGDLARYLPDGNLELLGRNDDQVKIRGFRIEPGEIVARLTEHPSVRDAVLVAQGEGAAEKRLVAYVVTAAEHADAAEGPELAVTLRTHLSARLPDYMVPSAFVRLAALPLTPNGKLDRKALSAPENEAYATGRL